The Podospora pseudocomata strain CBS 415.72m chromosome 1 map unlocalized CBS415.72m_1, whole genome shotgun sequence genome has a segment encoding these proteins:
- a CDS encoding uncharacterized protein (EggNog:ENOG503P6MD), with the protein MAEPQPPTIHEGATDDIETTTSKPAASAEDRKAAAALSNLDSNNTTDNTSTQVDQAAATNALNSVSAVSEKKPPVEASAKSKVKVDAADVSLLVAEFEVSKARATELLRQNDGDAVKTIRAFLQPAF; encoded by the exons ATGGCcgaaccccaaccccccacaaTCCACGAAGGCGCAACAGACGACATCgaaacaacaacctccaaacCCGCCGCCTCAGCCGAAGACCGCAAagcagccgccgccctctccaacctcgactccaacaacaccaccgacaacacctccacccaAGTCGACCAAGCAGCCGCGACCAACGCCCTGAACTCTGTCTCGGCCGTctcggagaagaagcccCCCGTCGAGGCGTCGGCCAAGAGCAAAGTCAAGGTTGATGCGGCCGACGTCTCGCTTTTG GTCGCCGAATTCGAGGTCAGCAAGGCCAGGGCAACAGAATTGCTCAGGCAGAACGACGGTGATGCCGTCAAGACGATTAGGGCGTTTTTGCAGCCCGCTTTTTGA